The genomic region ACGCGATCCGTGCGTTCGGCAGGTAGTAATGCGGCACGAGGATGTACAGGTTGATCAGCACGCGGTCGAGCGCGTGCGTGGCCGTCTCGAGATCGTCGAGCGTGTCGGCCGCGAGCGCCGCGCGGATCAGTGCGTCGACCGCCTTCGACTTCACGCCCGGATAGTTCTCGGAGCCGACCTGGGACGCCGCCGCGCTGCCGAAACGGCGTGCGAGCTCCGCCCCCGGGATCGTGACGGGCGAATAGATGAAGGTCGTCATGTCGTACTGGAAGTTGTCCAGGCGCCGCTGGTAAAGCGCGCTGTCGAGCTCGTGCAGCGACGCGCGGATGCCGAGCGTGCCGAGCGCCTGGATGTACGGCAGGATCAACCGGTCCATGCCCGGCTGGTCGTCGATGATCTCGATCGTCATCGGCGTGCCGTTCGCGTCGCGCAGCGCACCGTCCCGGAAATGCCAGCCGGCCTGCGCGAGCAGGTCGCGCGCCTGCTTCAGGTTCGCGCGCAACGAGCCAGGCGGCAGCGTCGACGGCGGCCGGATCATCGGGCCGAACACCTCGGCCGGCAGTTCGGCGCGATACGGCGCGAGCAGCGCCAGCTCGCGCTCGCTCGGCATGCCCTTCGCGCCGAACGGGCTCGCCGCCCAGAAGCTGTCCGTGCGGCGGTACTGCCCGTAGAACATCATCCGGTTCATCCAGTCGTAGTCGAATGCGAGCGTCAATGCATGACGCACGCGTACGTCGGCGAACTGCGGTTTACGCAGGTTGATCAGAAAGCCCTGCATCTGTGCGGGGCCGTCCGGGAATTCCCCCTGCTTCAGCATCCCGTTGCGTAAATTGCGGCCGACGTAACGGCGTGCCCATTGCGTCGCGCTGTATTCCATGCGCGCATCGATGTCGCCGGCCTTGAATGCCTCCAGCATCGTGTACTGGTCGAGATACAGCTTGAACGACACGCGCGCGAAGCGGTACATGCCGCGTCGCGACGGCAGGTTCGCGGCCCAGTAACGCGGGTTGCGCACATAGACGATCTGCTTGTCGTTCTTGCGCTGTTCGATCAGGTAAGGGCCGCTCGCGATCGGCGGCACCGTTGCGATCTGGTCGAACGGCGGCCGCGTGCCGTCGGCCCGCATGCCCCACTTCGGCGAGAACACCG from Burkholderia cepacia ATCC 25416 harbors:
- a CDS encoding extracellular solute-binding protein; translated protein: MTVSMLHARRAQAIAARGAIAVCAAALAYGVAIASAVAAPAIAQFGAPKYPAGFTHFAYADPDAPDDGTLAFQNYNEAQSYDSLNPFLVRGSPAPDIKNLMFDTLMQRSWDELASEYALIADDVQVAPDGLSATFHIDPAARFSNGDPITADDVKYSFDTLSGPQASPLFNAQFSVIRRAVVVDGHTVRFEFKHAERDAALIAGDLPVFSPKWGMRADGTRPPFDQIATVPPIASGPYLIEQRKNDKQIVYVRNPRYWAANLPSRRGMYRFARVSFKLYLDQYTMLEAFKAGDIDARMEYSATQWARRYVGRNLRNGMLKQGEFPDGPAQMQGFLINLRKPQFADVRVRHALTLAFDYDWMNRMMFYGQYRRTDSFWAASPFGAKGMPSERELALLAPYRAELPAEVFGPMIRPPSTLPPGSLRANLKQARDLLAQAGWHFRDGALRDANGTPMTIEIIDDQPGMDRLILPYIQALGTLGIRASLHELDSALYQRRLDNFQYDMTTFIYSPVTIPGAELARRFGSAAASQVGSENYPGVKSKAVDALIRAALAADTLDDLETATHALDRVLINLYILVPHYYLPNARIAYKASYGHPAIVPDSYQYEDWIISYWYRKKPAGAARVSGT